The genomic region CAATAATTGAATACCAATCTTTTTCATTTAAAATGTCATCAATTATAAAGCCATTTGATAATAAATTTTTAATTACAATATCTTTTTTATTGGAAATAATTCCTGATGTTATGAATTTTCCACCCTTCACTAAATTGTTTTTAGCTTGAGGAATTAATGGTATTATGATTTCCGCTAAAATATTAGCAACAATTAAGTCTTTTTTTTCATTTATTCCATCTAAAAGATTATTAACTTTAACATTTACATCTTTTGCAACTAAATTTAAAGCTAAATTTTCTTTTGTTGCTTTAATAGCCTCATTATCAATATCATAAGCATCAACTTTACCAGCACCTAAATATTTTGCTGCAATACTTAAAACACCTGATCCAGTACCAACATCTATTATTGACTCATTTCCACGAATGGTCTTTTCTAAAGCTAACAATGCTAAACTAGTTGTTGGATGCTTACCTGTACCAAATGCACGTCCTGGATCTAATCTAATGACATTTTCTAACTTATCCTCAGGAACATAATCTTCCCAACTAGGAACAATTGTCAAATAACGTGTAACTCTAATTGGATGATAATACTTCTTCCAAACATCTCTCCATGATTCATCATCAACATCACTAACCTTAACAACCGCTTTTCCTGGATTTAATCCGTATTTTGATAATGATTTAATTTTTTCTTCTAACTCAGGAATTTTTTCAATTATATTAATTTTATCTGGGAAATATGTAATTATTTCTACATCATTTGCTCCATTAGTATCATCAATTTGTACTCCACCAGCATTATTTTCCATTAAAATATTTATTACAGCTTCACTCGCTTCGTTTGAAGTTTCAATAACTAATTTAGTCCATTCCATTTATATTCCTCCTAAAACTTAGGATATGGTAGAATTTCATTATCATCATTATTTTTTTCAAGTTGTTTTTTAAATTCATCCATATTCCAATTTAAATTGAATGTTTCAATTTTTTCATCATTAATAAAGTCCATTAAATCAGATTCACCATTATCTAATGTATCTTGTAATACATCTAAAAAAGCATCTGCCTCCCCTTTTGTCCATCCTTTTTTTCCATTAAAGGGTAAACAAACTAAAAAATCGTCTTTATTAAATTTAATTTCCTTAGTTTTATCAAATAATAAAATTTCATCATAAAAATCAATTATGGGTTCTACAGATTTCATATCGTTTGAATCTATAATTTCTCGATTACTATTATTCTCAATATAAAATTCCATTCCTAATATAAACGACCGATTTTTTTTGTTCCATTTCCATTCTAATGCTCCATCAAAATCAATTTGATCTAAATTCTCATCCAAATAGTCAATCAAAGATTTTTGTTTCATTTTCCATACCTCAATTTATATTCTCTTGTCAATATTTTATCGTGGTTTAATAAAACTTGCAAAACAATAAAAATAAAGACTATGGCATTACCATAGTCTTTATTAAAAACAATAATATTTAATTATTGATTCCATGCATTCTTAAATTGTGATTCACCTTTTTTAATTAATGAATTTACATTACCATCTTTTGCATGGCTTAAAATATCTTGCATGATAGTATTCATTTCTTGATATGCAGCATTTGAATTCTTTGTTACAGGAACTGAGTATAAATGCTTTGTAGAAGCTTCAACTTGTGCTGGAACTTTAGAATCTTTATTATCCTTATATTCTTTGCTGTCAATTACACTTTGTGAAACTGGAATATAACCTGTTTGTTGTGCCCAGTATAATTGAGATTTCTTACTTGTTAAGAATTTCATATACATAAATGCAGCTGTTCTTTGTTCTTTAGATGCATTTTTAAACATGTAAATATCTGTTCCTTGTTGCATATTCCATTTTCCTGGACGAGGTGCAACCCCATATTCGAACTTATTATTTACACCCTTCTTTACAAAACTTTCTCCTGCACTTGTACCAACAAACATTGCTACTTTTTGATTTGAAAAATCACCTGATAAATATCCATTAGAACCAGCTGTTTTGAAGTATCCATCTTTAATTCCATCAGCGTAGTAATTAATTACTTTCTTAGATTTCTTTGATGTTAAATTAATCTTTGATGTAAAATCTACGCCTTCATTTCTCATACCTAAAACGTAGTAATTTGATAATGAATCAAATCCAGCACCAACAACTTTGTGATCTGATTTTTCATAAATTGTTTTTGCTGCTTCCTTCAATTCTTTCGTTGTAGTTGGAACTTTTACACCATACTTATCTAACAATGTTTTATTGTAAACTAATACTTCAACTGATTTGTTAAATGGTAATCCATATTGTTTACCATCAATTTGTGCACCTTCTAATAAATCAGACTTAATTCCACTTTTTGCAGCACTGCCCCAACCAATTTTTGAATTATTAATATAAGGTTTTAAATTAACTAATAAATCATTTTGAGCTGCTGTATATAGCCATCCAGGATATGCTTGAGTAATTGTTGGCAAATCCTTTGGTGATTGCAAAGTTGATGTAATCTTAGACTGTAAATCTTTATATTGTCCTTGATTTTCAAGTTTAACAGTAATATTAGGATTTTCTTTTTCAAAATCTTTTGTTAACTTTTCCAATGCCTTTTGTTGATTTCCTGACATTCCATGCCAAAATGTAATAGTTGTTTTCTTTGTAACTTTTGTTGGAATACTATCTGCGTTTGCAGTAGCATTAACACTCCCAGCAATTGTTGCAAAAACAGTAGCTGCTGTAGTAACTGCAACTGCTAATTTTTTTATGAACTTCATAAAAGTTCCTCCTTTATAAAATTTTTTATTTTAATACAAAATTAGACGTTGTCCATTTTGCACTAATATACATTTTCCAAAGGGATTTTTTAATTTTTCAGGATGAAAACTATGTATTGTTGTTAACAATTGCGGCTTTATTCCTGCGATAATCTCATCCAATTCCTGTGCTGTAGCATGTCCCGAGCATGCAAGAGCAACGAATTCAACTTGATGCTTCTTTAAACAATTTAAAAATTTTTGATACTTAGGATCAAAATCTCCTAATGGTTCCGCATCACTATGAATATATAAAGTATAAGGTTGTAACTTATCAAAGTTATCTTCTATTTGCCATACAAATTCTGTTTTATCTTTCAATAATGCTTTATAACTCACCTCCTTAATAGGATTAAGTTCCTCAATTTTTTCTTCATTCGGTAAATAATAATATAGAAACTCTTTATTAGTAATCTTTTTAATTAATTGTGCACGTTTAGCTGTTAAAACTATTTTTCGTGGACAATAATTACAAAAATTAATTAATCGAGCTATGTTACCTGGGTAAGTATTAAACACAATTGGTCGATTTTTAGCTTGGTTAACTTTATTAATAAAAGACTGAAGTAATTCTTTTTCAGATATCGCATCCTTTTGGTTATTGTCAGGAAAACTAACTCCTACACCTTCACAAATTAATAGATCACAATTTTTAGCACTTTTAAGCATTTTTTGTGTAAATTCTGGATTAAATCCATGCATTCTTAAATCTCCTGTATAAACAATAAATTTATCTGGAGTATGAATAAAAAGTGCAACTGCACCACTCGCATCATGATCAACGGGATAAAGTTCAACAGTGATATCACCAATTTTTATTGGTTCATACATCTTTGCAG from Ligilactobacillus cholophilus harbors:
- the prmA gene encoding 50S ribosomal protein L11 methyltransferase, producing the protein MEWTKLVIETSNEASEAVINILMENNAGGVQIDDTNGANDVEIITYFPDKINIIEKIPELEEKIKSLSKYGLNPGKAVVKVSDVDDESWRDVWKKYYHPIRVTRYLTIVPSWEDYVPEDKLENVIRLDPGRAFGTGKHPTTSLALLALEKTIRGNESIIDVGTGSGVLSIAAKYLGAGKVDAYDIDNEAIKATKENLALNLVAKDVNVKVNNLLDGINEKKDLIVANILAEIIIPLIPQAKNNLVKGGKFITSGIISNKKDIVIKNLLSNGFIIDDILNEKDWYSIIAHVPMAGE
- a CDS encoding DUF3013 family protein, with protein sequence MKQKSLIDYLDENLDQIDFDGALEWKWNKKNRSFILGMEFYIENNSNREIIDSNDMKSVEPIIDFYDEILLFDKTKEIKFNKDDFLVCLPFNGKKGWTKGEADAFLDVLQDTLDNGESDLMDFINDEKIETFNLNWNMDEFKKQLEKNNDDNEILPYPKF
- a CDS encoding ABC transporter substrate-binding protein, with the protein product MKFIKKLAVAVTTAATVFATIAGSVNATANADSIPTKVTKKTTITFWHGMSGNQQKALEKLTKDFEKENPNITVKLENQGQYKDLQSKITSTLQSPKDLPTITQAYPGWLYTAAQNDLLVNLKPYINNSKIGWGSAAKSGIKSDLLEGAQIDGKQYGLPFNKSVEVLVYNKTLLDKYGVKVPTTTKELKEAAKTIYEKSDHKVVGAGFDSLSNYYVLGMRNEGVDFTSKINLTSKKSKKVINYYADGIKDGYFKTAGSNGYLSGDFSNQKVAMFVGTSAGESFVKKGVNNKFEYGVAPRPGKWNMQQGTDIYMFKNASKEQRTAAFMYMKFLTSKKSQLYWAQQTGYIPVSQSVIDSKEYKDNKDSKVPAQVEASTKHLYSVPVTKNSNAAYQEMNTIMQDILSHAKDGNVNSLIKKGESQFKNAWNQ
- a CDS encoding MBL fold metallo-hydrolase; the encoded protein is MVLKDKKTEIIYHQGVNTIGGTNIEIIYDDSHIFFDLGTEFRPTLKLPDETYKTLIKNKLIPKLNDFYDENLDGAPKWENKFKHSAAFISHLHLDHTKMLNFVDQRIPIYSSFDTIEILKTLNQSGSFLLPAAKHPQNYMRNIIAAKMYEPIKIGDITVELYPVDHDASGAVALFIHTPDKFIVYTGDLRMHGFNPEFTQKMLKSAKNCDLLICEGVGVSFPDNNQKDAISEKELLQSFINKVNQAKNRPIVFNTYPGNIARLINFCNYCPRKIVLTAKRAQLIKKITNKEFLYYYLPNEEKIEELNPIKEVSYKALLKDKTEFVWQIEDNFDKLQPYTLYIHSDAEPLGDFDPKYQKFLNCLKKHQVEFVALACSGHATAQELDEIIAGIKPQLLTTIHSFHPEKLKNPFGKCILVQNGQRLILY